In Procambarus clarkii isolate CNS0578487 chromosome 5, FALCON_Pclarkii_2.0, whole genome shotgun sequence, the following are encoded in one genomic region:
- the Cib2 gene encoding calcium and integrin-binding family member 2 yields MGNKIDAFSEEQLEEYQACTFLTRKNILRAERIFRQLGGGKLPEVVDRQCAARFTVPYTALDALTELKENPFRRRVCEVFSGERSASLTFDEFLEMFSVFSEAAPRDIKATYAFKVYDFDGDGFLGEEDLQQCVRHLTHDLLTPDEYSTIVAKVLEEADVDCDGRLSQSEFTHVILKSPEFVSNFHIRI; encoded by the exons ATGGGTAATAAGATTGACGCATTCTCAGAGGAGCAGCTCGAGGAGtaccag GCCTGTACCTTCCTCACCAGGAAAAATATTCTCAG AGCTGAGAGAATATTCCGTCAGCTTGGCGGGGGCAAGTTGCCGGAGGTGGTTGACAGGCAGTGTGCGGCTCGGTTCACCGTCCCCTACACTGCTCTTGATGCCCTGACAGAACTCAAG gaGAACCCATTCCGTCGACGGGTCTGTGAAGTCTTCAGCGGAGAAAGGTCAGCATCACTGACCTTCGATGAGTTCCTGGAGATGTTTTCAGTCTTCAGCGAGGCTGCCCCTAGGGACATTAAGGCCACCTACGCCTTCAAGGTCTACG ACTTCGACGGGGACggcttcctgggggaggaggaCCTTCAGCAGTGTGTCCGGCACCTTACTCACGACCTCCTCACACCTGATGAGTACTCCACTATTGTCGCTAAG gtgctggaggaggcgGACGTGGACTGCGACGGTCGGCTCTCACAGTCAGAGTTCACACACGTCATCCTTAAGAGTCCGGAGTTCGTCTCTAACTTCCACATCCGCATCTGA